The following DNA comes from Anopheles arabiensis isolate DONGOLA chromosome 3, AaraD3, whole genome shotgun sequence.
atgtagcttttttttaaactttttagaTGCGACGACCATTTTCGGTCAAAGCcttcctgtaccactaatAGGCAAGGCTATCAGTAACTTATTAAatgcccatagcaggataatcatcccagcgtatgggggcacgatcCATTCGAGGCTTTTACCCATGCCGATGTTATTGAgtggtacgagttgacgattgtatcacgagattgacttattatttgaatttcacttactatttaaaacaaatagttttttttttcacataaatcgtttacaagatcacggcactcaaacggttgtcgaatggaacagaatgCATCGAATCGAATGGccaaatattggaatcatgccGAGTGCCAAGATCAAGTGGATATCGTggcatacaaaataaatacattttagttTTCGTTGTTCATATTCGCATATTATAATACATATTTTCTAACCCGTTCTGCCATATGAGTacagattttaattttatgataGTTATTTGTCTAGTTAAGACAAgctaaattataacaaaaagtataatagatgttacaaattgcaccataatACCAACTGCAACACCATTTTTGGCTTCGCTTATCACGATTTTTATAAACGATACGCGACGAACTACGATGAATATTCCTGTGAGCATGGGAGAGTGCACAAGCAACACATACTGTGTGCGAGAAAAAGtgaacagttatcttgcatgcagcaagcaacagccggacaaagccggttttttcaaagaacggaacgcacgaacgatagcaccttgctaacaatattgaagcggcaaagaCCGGAACGGAGTGAACAGAAAGAACgaattgaacggaacggaatgaacggaaagaacgaaatgaacggaacggaatgaacggaacggaacgatattgtataaaggatcggaacagaacggcctacataaagaacggaacttttttactaggttcggACCGGAACGGCCAACACTAGTTATGTGTTTATAGTAGGCCGATATTTTGTATAACGAATAACTTTCATCATAGTAACATATGATTCACTGTGGTTATAAGTTTCTATCTGAAATAAATTCATTCGGTTCCTAACCGCACAATACGCTGGTTGTTTGCACTACTGCCAATAAGATCAAGTCCAACTTAACAAGTGCTCAGTCGCATTCAAGCATTTCGTCGTAACCCGGTCCACGAAAATGGGTATTCGTCATCTACATACGTTCATGGAAAAGAATGGCGGATTTTACACTGTGAACATGGAGCGTGAAATTCTGTGAGTAATCATCGTGGGGCGAGAGACGAAGAATAACCTCGCTGAAGAACCAAGAATCACATTTCATTCACTTACTTTCCAGCGAAGCGAAGAAATTCACCGAAAACCCCTTATTGGTAATCGACATGAAGGTGTTGCACCCTATATTTGGTACCGACAAACGTAGCCTACTGTGCGGCGGTCAGTTTTCGGTAGTGGAACATATGGCAGATACGTTTTTCAAGCGCCTCACTGATGCTGGTGCTGAACTGGTATTTTATTACGACGGAACACTCAAAATGAACGATAAATGGATCGCTAACCAGAATGAAAAGTACGATCGGATGATCAGCATCCTCGACGGAATCGATGCAGAGCCGTCGTTGAAGGAGGCTGCAGACAAGTTCGAACAGACGATACCATACAACACGTGCATCAAGTTGAAGAACGTGGCCAAACGGCACGGCAAGTTTATTGTCTCCAAGGACTTGAAATGTGATCAAGCGTTGGCGATTTACGCCACCAAGTTTAAGGCACTGGCGGTCGTTACGCACGACACCGATTTCCTCATTTTTGAGGGCAGGTGGCAGCTGTGGCACGCGAACCATATCGATGTGAACAAGTTGATTACGAAGGCCTACTGCAAGCAGGTGCTACTATGCACGCTTGGTTTGCAGTGGCCTCAGATGGCCATATGGGCAACGTTAGCTGGGAACAGTTTCTTCAAATACGACGAGCTGGTACCCTTTCTAAGCGAGTTTGGcccaaacaatcaaaagttTTATCGATTGGCCAAATATGTGCGACAGTTGCCGCTGCGAAACGGAAAGCTGGATGACGATACGGTACACTCGATACTGGCGCGGGTGTACTGGAACAGACAAGTACCGCCCGAGGCTTACGACTGGTTTCGGCAAAGTGTTGCCTTCTATCAGCTGGTACGTATGGGCGATCACCCGTTTACGATTATTGTTTATTGGTTTATTACAATCCACCCTTTCTTTCAGAATGAACCATCGAAGGATTCGCAGCAGAACGACGGTGATCCTTTCGCTCACTTACTGGAGGACGAACATTACGTCACCTACAGTATTCTGACCGATAAGCCGCATACCTGTACCATCTTATTCTTTGATTATCGGACGTCCGAGATTGGAAATTATTATGAAATCATCGAACCGATCATTGCACGCATGGCAGGTATACTGCTCTATCATCACAAGGAAGAACGGCAGGACGTAACGCTGGCCATAAAGCGCAATCATCATGAGTCACACTCGGTCGTCACAGTTCCAGCCACGTTCCCTACTGCCATTACACCACCCCCGTTAATTGAGTTGATTTCAAAGGATGAAAGGGTACAGGCCTCGTTGCTCGAGCGTAAACTGCAACTCTGGCGATGGGTTTGTTCCGACGATTTGCTCGACGTGGAACAGTTCAATACCGTGCCACCCGCGTTCATGTGCACGGTACTTACCCTGTACCGCTTGAGACAGTGTGGCGCCATCCGCATATTCGAAGCGGATCTACTTTTGCTCATTGCTCAGCAGCTTTCTAAGGGTGTGTTCGATCTAACGCTGGAACCGTATCCACAGCGCTTGAATCCACGAGCCTTTCGATTGGCATTTGTATTTCAGAATGTGTACCACCATATGGCTCGGGTGGCCAAAGTGCTTGGTCTGTCCGAAGAGTACCGACCGATGACACCATACGATGGGCACCGGTTCCACAACATGTATAACGTGTGGACAGGCATGAATGTGGAATCAGAATTCCAACCGATTGAAGAATGGCGTTTTTACAAGCATGCAAAATCACACGCCGTACAGAACGAATGACAAGTTTATCCATTAATTGACAACATGAATTCAAAAGGTGACGTGAAAACgttataattaaattttgaatcgtgttttaatttgatgttgaatattGATGTAAGTTTGCATAccaatttatattttaaaactacatgaattaaaaaaaaaaccattaaaatgcattttgGTACTGTTATGTTCATGTTGTTAACTATGAAAGAAATTTTTTACGATCGTTGTGTCCTACCTGTGGGTACAGCCCATGCGGCGTATAAGGTTTCTCGCAATGAAACGGAAACTTTCAAATATCTTTTGGCTGTGAAACTTGTGCTCACACACCCAAGGCTACCTCAAGTTCAAGATATTTCAGAGCGACTTCCTCAAACAGACGGACCTTCCGCAAGATTAATTCGTATGAAATtcagttattaaaaaacaaataacgaTTATTTTGCTAACTAATCTCACAAACCGATTCCACTACATACTCGCCTTTCCCGAGTGGCCACAGCACAACGGTTAGCTTTGGATCTTTGCATCCACAATGAAATCGTACGCCTGCTGCTTCGTCACCGGATCGATGAAGCTCATGTTGTTCCGGTACCGCACACCAAAGTACTTGGCCGCGTGCTCCAGCAGCTCCCGCCGGAACGTGATCGTGATGAACTGCGAGCTGGCGCTCAGTGCAGCGATCTCGCCCGCAATCACCTTACGGTGCTGGGCGTCCAGCGCCTGATCGATCTCGTCGAACAGATAGAACGGGGCCGGTTTGTTCCGCTGAATCGCAAATATGAGCGCTATCGCCACCAACGTTTTCTGCCCGCCCGACAAAGCGTTCATCTCGCGCATCAGCTCCCCGTTGCCGCGGAACGAAACCTCCAGCCGCAGTCCCACGTATCGATCCACCGGCTCCCCGCCGTCCGGGTGGTCCGTCCGCTCGATGGCCCCCTCAGCGGCGTCGTCCAGGTCCGCTGTCTGTAGGCTTAGCTGGCCGCAACCGGCCGGTACCAGTTTGCTAAAAATCTCGCCAAAGTTTCGCCGCACACTGTCGAACGTTCGCTCCAAGCTGTCGGTGCGCTGGGCGCGCAGCTGCTGTATGCTGGCATCGTGCAGCGCCCGGGACTGctccagctgctgcagcttccGATCGATCGAGCTCAGCTCTTGCGACAGGCGGGTGGATTCGTCGGTGGCCGCTTGATTGACGCTGCCAAACTTTTTCAACTGCTTGCTGGTGCGATCCAGTTCCTTCATTAGctgtaaaaaagcaaacaaacaaatacgaaGCGTGAACGTGAAGAAACGTGGAGAGGCTCCATATCCCACCGTACCGTTGGCAGATCCATCCTTTGGTACGCCCGATCAATGGCGGGCAAAACACCGAGCGCACCGATTTGCTCGGCGTACTGGCGTGCTTCATTTTCCAAGTCACGTTTCCGGGCCTCGTGTCGCATTTGTTGCGGATCGCCGATGCTGAGGGCCTCCTCGGTGGTTTTCAACTTTTCAGCCCAGCGGTCCAGCTCGGCGGCAAGCTTGTTACGCCTTTCCGTCCCTTTGAGTATgctgaaaaaaaggaaatcggAAGAGGAAGATAAATTCAATACTCATCCTTATCAACATATGATCCCCTGGCCCAGCTAACTTACAGTTGCTCATTttccttcatcttcttctgcAGATTGTCGATTTTGAGTGTGAATGCATCCTGCTCCCGCTGACACTGCAGTATCAGCTCCTTCAGCTCTCTGCACCTAGCGCCACCGCCGGAAGCGACGAGCGCGTCGCGTCTCGGAATCAGTACAGCGTTTAATCGATTCTCAATCTTTGCCTTTGCTTGCTCTGCCTGCAGCTGGGCATTGAACGCTTCGTGCTTCTGGCGCTCGATCTCTCGTATGGCCGCGTCCAGCTGCTCGATCACCCGCACATCCTCTTCCGACAGCACGCAGTCGAACTTGGTCGCGAACTCACGCCGCAAACCGTCCACCTTAGCGCGCACCAACTGCAGCTCCGTTTCCAGCGCACGGATTTTGCTCCCAGCTTCGCTCAGCTTCGCCTCCAGCTTGCGGCACCGTTCCGGAAAGGAGCGAATCCGCTCCCGTACGCTTTCCACGTGCTGTTTGGCCCGTTCCAGCTTTCTCGCTTCGTTGGTGTGTTCCAGCTCCGAGCCTTTGATCAGCCTGGCGGCCGGTGGTATGGATTCCGCGGTGGTTTTGAGACTATCCTCGAGCTGCGACATTTTATCGTCCAAATTGGCGAGAAGCAAACGCGCCTGAATGGTGGAAGCGGTCGGTGAACGGTACCCGCCGGACAGAACGCCGGGGCGCACCGTGTCCCCCTCGTGCGTCACACAGGACAGCCCGTACTGTTGGGCCACCCGGGCCGCCGTTTCCAGCTCCTCGCACAGCAACGTTTTGCCAAAGATGTGCCGAAACACGGGCTCGTAGCAACCGTCGTACGTTAGCAGGGAAATTAGCGGCCGCACCGAGGCACTGTCCGGCGGGTACTTTTGCTTACTCGCGTGCAAACGATTCAACGGCATGAAGTTGTACTCGCCCGGCAGCTTGTGCCTGGTGCACAGGGCGATTAGTTCGTTGGCGATCCGATCCGATTCCACCACGTGGTAGAACAGTTTGTTGCCAGCGACGGTTTCCACCGCCTGGTAGATGCTTTCGTCGCAGTGAAACAAGTCCAGCACACGGCCACAGTAACCCTGCGCCACCCCGGCCCTACCGCCGTCGTTGCCCTGCGCACACAGCGCATCCAGCACGGTGCGTACCGATTTGCAGCCCTGGTACGTTGCCGGACCCAGCTTTTTGCGCAGCGTTTGCTCCTGCCGGGCTATGAGTGCTTTGCAATCGTTCAGCTCCAGCTTTTGGGCCGCTTCGTTGGCAAGCAGATCGTCTAGCACACCCTTAGCCTCGCGCAGCCGCTCGCTGATCTGGGCCAGCTGCGACGCATAGTACTGCTCCTGCTCGGTCAGCTCCCTTAACTCTGCCTCATCTCGCTCGTGGCTGGCCTTCTCGCTGGCTAGCTCCTTCGTCAGCGCTTCCCGTGCCCGCTTTGCCTCGGCTAAGGCTTTCGAGTCGCTCTCAATCTGTTTGCCGGCGTACGCAATCTCCTGCTGCAGGAATCGGTCTCGCTCCTCGCGGGTAGAGAACTGCTCTCCACGCCGCAGTTTGTTTAACCGTTCACTGCGCAGCTGCTTTTTCATCAGCACGTCGAAATCCAATGCGGCTCGCTGTTCCTGCACCTTTGCCCACTCGCCGGAAAGGGTTTGCAGTTTTGCCTGAAGCTCCGCAATTTCCTCATTATCTTTCTCCAGCTGCTCCTGCTCACTGTTCTGCAAGCCGAGCTGCCGTCTCAGCTCTTTCTGCAGGTCCTCCACTTTCAGGTCCACCCTCGTCTTATGTCGGTCCAGGCGAAGTAATTCTGTCGCTTTGTCCGCTTTTAGCGCTTCCGCGCTTGCCAGCTCCGTTTCATTGTCTTTCTGCGCCTGTTTGAGCGCTTTCGAGCGGTTCACTGCTTCCGTTTTCTGCTCCAACAGCGCGCGTTGCTTTTCCTTCCACTCTTGCCCGGCCTGGCCATGAGCCTCGAGAGCTGCCAGCACAGACTGCTGCTTTTTATCCAGCACGACAGATTGCAGTACGCGATGCTTCTTTTCCAGCTGCTCGAAAGCCCGCTGCTCCCGCTGCTGGGAGGAGAGCAGCTCGAGCCGATTGGCCAGGGCAGTGCGCTCGGCGTGTATCTGCTGCAGACCTTTGTCGGCGTCCTGCCACAGTTTCAGGATCTCCTTCAGCTTCTCGTCGTACACGCGTATGCCACCGATATCgtacagcagctgcagcagctggcgGGGCCGGGCCATCGTGAGCTGACTCACCTTGCCCTGCTTCACGATGTAGTACGGATTGCACGACGAGAGGCCGAGtgtgtcgagcagctcgtcaaTCTCTTTGCGCGTTACGTTACGCCCGTTCACCGTGTACTGGTCTTTGGTGGCTGAAATGGTCCGTCGAATGCGTGTTTCCGTTCCCGGCGACGGTGTGGTTTGCTACAAAACAGAAAGGCAGAGGGTATATAGGGGCCATTCTTTCGTACCACAATCAACTACATTTCTCTTTCGCGAAGGTCAACTAACCGTAGGTATTGCAAAATCTTGTTAGAATTCGTATGTTGTAAGGTCCTATCGGATTAGGCACTCTATAGGTTCCTTAACCGACAGATGGTACAATCGTTTTTTCGCAGAATATAGAATACCGGTTGCTAGTTTCATTTGGGAAATGCTGCTGATCAGTAGGCAACAGTAATTATTTAGGAAGTCAGTCTCTTATTGATAGGGCTTCTAGAGATGTAAGAGCCTATGATAGTGGGTCTCGAGTCATCTGGTATCAAAATCACGACAGACGCAGTGAAGGCGAACATTCTTCAAGACGTCCTTCAAGGTGTCCAGTGGAACGGGATTAAACCGAAGCCTAGCATAGCGGATGTGAAATACTACAACTGCATGCGGATGGGACACAAGCATGCTACCTTATTGGGGCACTCGTCAGCAGAATGGTAGATGCAGCGATACAAGCAGTTGTGACTGCGAAGCTTGTGAAGGATATTGATGTTGGTACGTATAATGTATCAAGGATGCATGTGAAGTGCGATCCGCAAACTATGAAGTACTGGCTATAGGACAAGATTCGCTTGGTACTGCAAAGCTTACGATGCATATTGGTGGTGGTACGTATGATGTACCAAGGATGCATTAGGGGGTGGAAGCAGAAGCAGTATCGGTATAAGTACTGGATCAGTTTCAGGGCCGGTATGGTTTGGGACTCTATTCCAGAACCGTTAGGGGTTCAATATCATTACCTGGCCCGATATAAGTTTGGATCTATTGGTGAGAAtttaggatcagttccaggagcGGTGTAGGACTGAACACTCAACACTAGGACTGGAATAAGTTCAGGATCTGTTCCAGGAATCCAAGGCTGCTATGGGTTTAAGATTTTCAAGACCTCAGTATAAGATGTTATAGGTTCAGAATCAGATTCAGGACCGTTATAAGCTCTGAACTAGTTTACCTTGATTTGTCCTTTGGATTTAAGAGGCAACGAGAAATTGTTGGCGCTCTCGTGATAAAATCGAAAACTTGCacaatttaacaacatgcccgttattagtgatgtgctgtagtgatgtgctgtatggagcgcacccacggctccgatccgactccaactattgttagttcgattccgactccggcaaaatggaaccactagatccgcccggagtcgaagtcgttcggagtcgtccggagtcgaccggtgtcgacgactccgaacgactccgaacgactccgaacgactccgaacgactccgaacgactccgaacgactctgaacgactccgacgactccgaacgactccgaaagactccgaacgactccgaacgactccgaacgactccgaacgactccgaacgactccaactccgggcgactccggacgactccgaacgattccgaacgactccggacgactccgaatgactccgaacgactccgaacgactccggacgactccaaacgactccggacgactccgactccgggcgactccggacgactccgaacgactccgacgactccgaacgactccgaacgactccgaacgactccaaaagactccggacgactccgactccgggcgactccggacgactccggacgactccgaacgactccgaacgactccgaacgactccgaacgactccgaacgactccgaacgactccggacgactccgactccgggcgactccggacgactccgaacgactctggacgactccgaatgactccaaacgactccgaacgactccggacgactccaaacgattccggacgactccgactccgaacgactccgaacgactccgaacgactccgaacgactccaaaagactccggacgactccgactccgggcgactccggacgactccggacgactccgaacgactccgaacgactccgaacgactccgaacgactccggacgactccgactccgggcgactccggacgactccggacgactccgaacgactccgaacgactccgaacgactccgaacgactccgacttcgggcggctccggacgactccggacgattccgaacgactccgaatgactccgaacgactccgaacgactccggacgactccaaacgactccggacgactccgattccgggcgactccggacgactccaaacgactccgacgact
Coding sequences within:
- the LOC120903424 gene encoding structural maintenance of chromosomes protein 3-like; protein product: MYLKEIIINGFKSYKLQTVVERLDPKHNVVVGRNGSGKSNFFSAIEFVLSDEYNNLRPAQRVGLINKGTSKNRSDSAYVEIVFDHSSASQTTPSPGTETRIRRTISATKDQYTVNGRNVTRKEIDELLDTLGLSSCNPYYIVKQGKVSQLTMARPRQLLQLLYDIGGIRVYDEKLKEILKLWQDADKGLQQIHAERTALANRLELLSSQQREQRAFEQLEKKHRVLQSVVLDKKQQSVLAALEAHGQAGQEWKEKQRALLEQKTEAVNRSKALKQAQKDNETELASAEALKADKATELLRLDRHKTRVDLKVEDLQKELRRQLGLQNSEQEQLEKDNEEIAELQAKLQTLSGEWAKVQEQRAALDFDVLMKKQLRSERLNKLRRGEQFSTREERDRFLQQEIAYAGKQIESDSKALAEAKRAREALTKELASEKASHERDEAELRELTEQEQYYASQLAQISERLREAKGVLDDLLANEAAQKLELNDCKALIARQEQTLRKKLGPATYQGCKSVRTVLDALCAQGNDGGRAGVAQGYCGRVLDLFHCDESIYQAVETVAGNKLFYHVVESDRIANELIALCTRHKLPGEYNFMPLNRLHASKQKYPPDSASVRPLISLLTYDGCYEPVFRHIFGKTLLCEELETAARVAQQYGLSCVTHEGDTVRPGVLSGGYRSPTASTIQARLLLANLDDKMSQLEDSLKTTAESIPPAARLIKGSELEHTNEARKLERAKQHVESVRERIRSFPERCRKLEAKLSEAGSKIRALETELQLVRAKVDGLRREFATKFDCVLSEEDVRVIEQLDAAIREIERQKHEAFNAQLQAEQAKAKIENRLNAVLIPRRDALVASGGGARCRELKELILQCQREQDAFTLKIDNLQKKMKENEQLILKGTERRNKLAAELDRWAEKLKTTEEALSIGDPQQMRHEARKRDLENEARQYAEQIGALGVLPAIDRAYQRMDLPTLMKELDRTSKQLKKFGSVNQAATDESTRLSQELSSIDRKLQQLEQSRALHDASIQQLRAQRTDSLERTFDSVRRNFGEIFSKLVPAGCGQLSLQTADLDDAAEGAIERTDHPDGGEPVDRYVGLRLEVSFRGNGELMREMNALSGGQKTLVAIALIFAIQRNKPAPFYLFDEIDQALDAQHRKVIAGEIAALSASSQFITITFRRELLEHAAKYFGVRYRNNMSFIDPVTKQQAYDFIVDAKIQS
- the LOC120903425 gene encoding uncharacterized protein LOC120903425; this translates as MGIRHLHTFMEKNGGFYTVNMEREILEAKKFTENPLLVIDMKVLHPIFGTDKRSLLCGGQFSVVEHMADTFFKRLTDAGAELVFYYDGTLKMNDKWIANQNEKYDRMISILDGIDAEPSLKEAADKFEQTIPYNTCIKLKNVAKRHGKFIVSKDLKCDQALAIYATKFKALAVVTHDTDFLIFEGRWQLWHANHIDVNKLITKAYCKQVLLCTLGLQWPQMAIWATLAGNSFFKYDELVPFLSEFGPNNQKFYRLAKYVRQLPLRNGKLDDDTVHSILARVYWNRQVPPEAYDWFRQSVAFYQLNEPSKDSQQNDGDPFAHLLEDEHYVTYSILTDKPHTCTILFFDYRTSEIGNYYEIIEPIIARMAGILLYHHKEERQDVTLAIKRNHHESHSVVTVPATFPTAITPPPLIELISKDERVQASLLERKLQLWRWVCSDDLLDVEQFNTVPPAFMCTVLTLYRLRQCGAIRIFEADLLLLIAQQLSKGVFDLTLEPYPQRLNPRAFRLAFVFQNVYHHMARVAKVLGLSEEYRPMTPYDGHRFHNMYNVWTGMNVESEFQPIEEWRFYKHAKSHAVQNE